A genome region from Ctenopharyngodon idella isolate HZGC_01 chromosome 5, HZGC01, whole genome shotgun sequence includes the following:
- the gas1a gene encoding growth arrest-specific protein 1a, whose product MATCASLVRGARTLIWPFACVLVCFSCFSIASSNHHGRRLICWQAILNCQSEPECHYAYDQYLHACESILTGQRKRCPSHCISSLVQLNLTKSGPALEDCSCASDPRCREIKRSIEPCLPKTSSMGCTEARRQCERDNQCRNAMGDYLFHCGKLFSGSSCSNPCRNVIAYMRKLPKAQLLDSCVCDGSERTICEFIKTSMKTLCFDSPPVDEEGSSGLDDDESDDEDYPEPEPTRNTGSAFVACSVLTVVASILALVKSL is encoded by the coding sequence ATGGCAACTTGTGCAAGTTTGGTTCGGGGCGCGCGCACTTTAATTTGGCCTTTCGCTTGTgtgcttgtttgttttagttgtttttcCATCGCCTCGTCCAACCACCACGGCCGTCGGTTGATTTGCTGGCAAGCGATATTAAACTGCCAGTCGGAGCCCGAGTGTCATTACGCTTATGACCAGTATTTGCACGCCTGTGAATCGATCCTGACCGGCCAGAGGAAGAGGTGTCCCAGTCACTGCATCTCGTCGCTTGTGCAACTCAACCTGACCAAGAGCGGCCCGGCGCTGGAAGACTGCAGCTGCGCCTCGGACCCCCGCTGCCGGGAGATCAAACGATCCATCGAGCCGTGCTTGCCCAAAACCAGCAGCATGGGCTGCACCGAAGCCCGGCGCCAGTGCGAGAGGGACAACCAGTGCCGAAACGCGATGGGCGATTATTTATTCCACTGCGGGAAACTCTTCAGCGGCTCCAGCTGCTCGAACCCATGCCGCAATGTCATCGCGTACATGCGCAAACTACCCAAAGCTCAACTCCTGGATTCTTGCGTCTGTGATGGATCAGAGCGGACTATCTGCGAGTTTATCAAAACTAGTATGAAAACGCTTTGCTTTGACTCTCCCCCCGTGGATGAGGAAGGCTCCAGTGGGTTGGACGATGATGAGTCTGATGATGAGGATTACCCAGAGCCAGAGCCCACGAGGAACACAGGTTCTGCTTTTGTGGCATGTTCTGTTTTGACTGTGGTGGCATCCATTTTGGCTCTAGTGAAATCACTTTGA